The sequence TGCATGATGAAGTGATTGAAGAAGTCAGAAAGAAACTGGATTCCAAGGAGATAAAATGAACTTAGACTTAATCAGAAAAGATTTCCCGATACTGGAAACCAAGGTCAACGGTCATCAGATCGTATACTTTGATAACGGTGCGACCACCCAGAGGCCGCTTCCCGTCGTCAATGCCGTTGTGGATTACGTCACTCACCAGAATGGCAATCCGCACAGAGGCGCGCATATTTTTGCTATTTCCGCATCAGAAGCTTACGATACTTCCAAGGAAGTCGTCCGTGACTTCATCCATGCAAGAAGCGAAAAAGAAATCATTTATACCAGAAACACGACAGAATCCCTGAATCTCGTATCCCGCTCCTATGGCGAGACACACCTGAAGAAGGGCGACCATATCCTCATCACGATTGCGGAACACCATTCCAACCTTGTTACCTGGCAGAGAGCTGCCGAAAAGACCGGCGCTGTTCTTGACTACATCTATATCGACAAGGAAACCGGCCATTTCCCGGAAGAAGAGCTCAAGAAGATCGACGATCCGAGAGTGAAGATTCTGGCATTTGCCCAGGTATCCAATGTGCTCGGCGTTGAATTCGATCCGAAACCGCTGATAGAAAGAGCGCATGCGCATGGCGCTGTCGTCGTCCTTGACGGCGCACAGTCCACACCGCACAAGCAGATCGACGTGCAGGACCTCGACTGCGATTTCTTCGCTTTCTCCGGACACAAGATGTGCTCCATGGGCGGCATCGGCGTTCTCTATGCCAAGGAAGAACTCCTTGATGAAATGGAACCGTTCCTCATGGGCGGCGACATGATTGAAACCGTAGAAGAACAGACGACGACCTTTGCAGAACTTCCGGCCAAGTTTGAAGCAGGCACGCAGTATGTAGAAGGTGCTGTCGGACTTGTCGCAGCCATCAAGTACATTCAAGCCATCGGATATGATGATATCCGCGCGCAGGAAAGAAAGCTCGTCACCAGATGCCTGGAAGGCATGAAGAAACTGCCGTTCATCCAGATCATCGGACCGAAGAACCCGGAAGAAAAAGAAGGCCTCATCGCTTTTGAAGTAGAAGGTGTCCATCCGCATGACGTAGCCCAGATCATGTCTGCAGAAGGCATCTGCATCCGCACAGGCCATCACTGCGCAGAACCGCTGCATCATTACCTTGGTGTCAATGCATCCTGCCGCGCAAGCTTCTATTTCTACAACACGGAAGAAGAAGTCGACTACTTCCTCGATAAACTGAAGGACGTGCGTAAAGTCATGGGGTATGACGACTGATGGAACTGAAACAGCTGTATACAGATCTGATTCTGGAATACAATAAAGACAAGACAAACAAACGCAAGATCGAAAATCCGACCGTGCACGAACATGGACATAATCCAAGCTGCGGCGATGATATCGATATCGAAGTGAAAATTGAAGACGGCGTGATCAAGGATCTCGCCTATACTGGTACAGGCTGCGCCATCAGCCAGGCTTCCACCGCCATGATGGCAGAACTTCTTCAGGGGAGAACCGTTGAAGAAGGAATCCGCCTCTGCCGCCTTTTCCTCGATATGATCCGCGGCAAGGTGACTGATGATGAAAGCCTCGAAGAACTTGAAGCAGCCATCACGCTGAAGGATATTTCTAAAATGCCTGTCAGAGTCAAGTGCGCAACCCTTGGGTGGCATACACTGGAAATGGCGCTCACACGCATTGAAAAACAGCTCTCTGAGCAGAAATAAGCATACTAAAAGCCCGCTCTCCCAAATGGAGGCGGGCTTTTTCACTGCATTGCGAGCCGTGACTTTGCGGCGGCAAAGGAGCCTGAATCATGCCGCAGGTGCGCTGATTACAGGAAGCTGTGATTATCAGGTAGCATGAACTCACGGATCTTATTGAAAATGCCATTGTAGGCCATGGAAAGAGGGATCAGTGTGAGCATGACAAGCGTAGTCACCAGCATGGCGATCGAAGACGCAATCCCAATACGGATCGGAAGGAAAAGACCAGGCGGCACGAAGAACGCAAGCGCGAAACCGGTCATGACGGCCCATAAGACAAGGATTCGTTTTTCGTGACGGAATCCTGCCAGAAACAGAAGGGCAAAAATCAGACCAGTAATTCCGGCCAGCGTAGAGTGGCCGAGGAATAAAAGAACGAGACTCAATACGGCGTAAGAGGCATGGCGAGCGCTCCTTTCCACGGAAAACAGTTGGGTGTTCTTATTTATTCTTCACAGGAAGGAATCGCCTTCCGAGGCGGCATTGTTCCTCTCCGGCCGCGGACCGGAAAGGAAACGGGGCAAGGGAAGCGGAAGGATGTTCTATAGGATACCTCCTTTCATGGGAGATCTATTTCATCCGCTGCAGATGAATCCATCCGTATCAATCCATCGAACGGCTGATTATGATTTAAATACATCTTTCTATACTTTAATTATATCATAACAGGCACGAGATTGTGTTCGATAACTCAGTTTAAAGTTAAGAATTCAAAGAGAATTTTATTTAAATTTTCATAGAAAATAAATGAACTTGAGTCAATTATTAGAAAATAATAATGATTATTTTGCTGTGTGAATATAATGAGATAAAGATAGGTAAAATGTTTGACTAAAATTAGTATATAAAATAAATATAATGAGAAATCTTAAAAGGAGAATACTTTACCTGGAAGAATCATTATATAAAGAAAATCCCCTGCAGAGAAATAGATGCAGGGGTGATCAAATATTATATGGCATTATTATATGGCATTTCCGTCGCTATCGTAATGGAAGCCCCATTTCATGATTTCATAAAAAATGGGTTGAAGATCGTTTCCTTTTTCTGTGAGAGAGTACTCTACATGGGGCGGGATTTCATTGAATTGTTCTCTTTTGATGAGACCATCGGATTCCAGTTCGCGGAGCGCCTTCGTAAGGGATGCATTCGTAATTCCCTTGAGCACCCGCTTCAAAAGTCCGAAGCGTGCCGTATCATGGATGCAGAGTTCATAAAGAATCTGGGCTTTCCACTTACCCTGCAGCATCAGGAGGAGCGGGGTGACAGGGCAGTGCCCGAGATCGGTCACGATTCCTTTTTTCACATTGACGAGATATTCTTCATATGTCATATATTCCATGGACGTTCTCCTTTGTTTGACGGGCAGGTGCAGTTTCCGTACTTGATTTAAATTTTGGATATAGTATATTTTTTATATAGTGAAATGTCAAATGCAGTAAAAAAGATAAGGGTTGTGAAAGTATGGACAAACAATATGAGAGAACAGGGGGCGCACCTTCTCATATAGAAGTCAGAGGGGCGCGCGTCCATAATCTTAAAAATATAAACGTGGATATCCCCTTGGGAAAGATCACGGGCATCGCAGGGGTATCCGGATCAGGCAAATCATCACTGGCACTCGGCGTCCTCTATGCAGAAGGGTCCGGGAGATATCTGGAGGCACTTTCTACTTATACAAGAAGGCGCATGACGCAGGCAGCAAGAGCAGATGTAGATGAAGTACTCTACATCCCGGCAGCCCTTGCACTCCACCAGAGGCCGGCGGTGCCGGGCATCCGCTCTACCTTCGGTACAGGTACGGAGCTTCTGAACGGGCTTCGCCTCATGTATTCAAGACTGGCCAGCCATGAATGCCCCAACGGGCACTATGCAGAGCCCTCCTTGAATGTGGCAGCAGGGAAGGAACTCGTATGTCCCGTCTGCGGCGTTCATTTCCATGCGCCTTCGGCCGAAGAACTCTCCTTCAACAGCCAGGGGGCCTGCCGCACCTGCGGAGGAACCGGCATGGTGCACATGGTCGACCGCGCATCTCTCATACCTGATGAGAACCTTTCGATTGACGATGGCGCCGTTGCTCCATGGAAAACACTGATGTGGTCGCTTATGACGGATGTCTGCCGTGCAATGGGCGTCAGGACAGATATCCCGTTCAAGGACCTCACGGATAAAGAGAAGGAAATCGTTTATGACGGTCCGGCAGTCAAGAAGCATATCTTCTACAGGCCGAAAAATGGATCCAATGAAGCGGGCGAGCTCGACTTCACTTACTACAGCGCTGTCTATACTGTGGAAAATGCACTGGCCAAGGTCAAGGATGATAAGGGGATGAAGCGCGTCAGCCGTTTCCTGAAAGAAGAAACATGTCCTGACTGCAAAGGGAGCCGGTTTTCAGAAGTCGCCAGGAAGCCGCATCTTCGCGGGATCTCAATCGATGAAGCATGCCGCATGACACTTGGCGAAATCACAGAGTGGGTGAAGGGCGTTCCCGCTTCCCTTCCGGAAGAAATGCGTCCGATGGCTGAAAGCATCTGCGGCTCATTTATGAGGACGGCAAAAAGGCTGATGGATCTTGGCCTGTCCTATCTCTCGCTGGACAGGGCAGGAAGCACGCTCTCTACGGGGGAGAGACAGAGAATGCAGCTGGCAAGGGCTGTCCGGAACAGGACGACCGGCGTCCTTTATGTCCTGGATGAGCCATCGATCGGGCTCCATCCTTCGAATATCGAAGGGCTTTGCGGTGTCATGAAAGACCTCGTCAGCGACGGGAACTCCGTTGCCCTTGTCGATCATGATACGCAGATACTGAAAGAAGCATCCTGGATTGTTGAAATGGGGCCGGATGCCGGTTCTGACGGTGGAAATGTCATTGCAGAAGGCACTGTCGAGGAAATCGGAAAAAATCCAAAGTCGAAAATCGGCCGTTTCCTTTCCGGAAATTATCCCCGCCGTGTATTTCCCATCATCCACAGGGAAGAAATCTTCAGTGAGGGCTGCATCCGGATGAAAATGGGGCCGATCCATACAGTAAAACCGCTTGAGGCAGAAATCCCCAAGGGAAGGCTTACGGTTGTGACAGGCGTGTCCGGCTCTGGAAAGACGACCATGGTGCTGGAGAGTCTTATCCCCGGCCTTTCGGCGGCGCTTGGGGGAGAAAAGCTCCCCAGCCATGTACTTTCTATCGATCCTTCCGGCATAAAGAATGTCAAACTCATCGATTCCACGCCGATTGGCATCAATGTACGATCGACGGTTGCCACCTATGCAAATGTCCATGACGAGCTGAGGAAGATCTATGCCAGAAGTACGAATGCCAAAGAAAAAGGCTTCAAAGCAGGAGATTTCTCTTACAATACGGGAAAACTCAGGTGCCCGGTCTGTGACGGGACGGGCGTCATCAGCCTTGATGTACAGTTCCTGCCGGATGTGGAGATTCCCTGCCCGTCCTGCCATGGCTCGCGCTATGGGAAGGAAGCAGAAGAAATCCGTCTTGTGAATAAAAAGGGAGAAGCAAGATCTCTTCCTGAACTGATGGATATGGATGTGAATCATGCGCTCGGATTCTGCCAGGACATGAAACTCGTCAAACGAAGACTCGAAGTTTTGAAGGAACTGGGCCTCGGGTATCTGACATTGGGAGAAGAAACGCCGGGGCTTTCCGGCGGGGAAGCGCAGAGACTCAAACTGGCCAGTGAAATGGGACGCGCCCAGGAAGATACGATCTTCATCTTTGATGAACCGACCATCGGACTCCATCCTCTCGATGTAAGGACACTGCTTTCCGTATTCCGCGCACTTGTCGATCACGGTGCGACGCTCATTGTCATCGAGCATGATCTTGATGTCATACGGAACGCCGATTACATCATCGATATGGGTCCGGGAGGCGGAGAGGAAGGCGGACGCATTATTGCCTTCGGTTCACCGGAAGAAGTCGCGGAATCTCCCGATAGCATCACCGGGAAATACCTCCGGCCCCTGAAGTAAATGCATAAAAAAGGAGGAGCTGTGACAAAATGTCCAATCATTTTGCTACAGCTCCTTTTGTGCTGGTATATTCAATTAGAAGATTATCCAACACATTTATATATTTGTGTTATCTGAAAACCTCAAAACCTCGCTGCGCTCGAAGGAAATGAACCTCCTCAGTCGCCTCCGGCGCCAGCTCCCCCTACGGGGCAAGCTCAAACACCCTTAAACCGAACTTCGTTCGAGAAAAGAAAAACAGTGTTTTGGTGGATTTTGTCACATCCCCTTTTTATATTCTTTGCTCTTTATAATCCTGATTTGGAGAACTGCCTTTCACGGATACGTTTTTCTTTCCAGACATCCATGCTGATGTCCATGGATGCGATCTTCAGTGTCAGCTGCGATAAGCCGTCGGCATTCTCCTCGCTGATGATTTCGGCAGTGACGTCGTCATTGACCCAGAAAGGGTGATGCTTTTCAGACAGCCCGGGACGGACGCCGAGACCCTTTGTCAAAGCGTGGATGAGGTAGTCTCTGGCAGGCCGGTAGGTCATCCAGTGTTCGGGGATCGTTGTAAAGGAAATAATCCAGAGCTTTTCATTATGGAAGGTAAGCTCCATATTCCTGTCGATATCAAGGGAAAGAATATGAAGGGGAAATGTACCGTGATAGACAGCCTTGACGATTTCACTGTCTGTCATTCCATCGTGAATCCATTCTGCTTTTGGTGCTGTTTCGATGGAGGAATCCATACGGTCGATGGATTCTTCAAGGCGCAGTTTCCCAAAAGAGCGTGATGCGTCAGAAGGCAGGTGCAGCAAACGGGTAACATATTGATGCAGGCGGTTCATAAATCACACTCCTTTGAAGGCGGGTAAAAGCAGGAAAAGCCGGAAAAGCAGGAAAAGCCGGAAATTCCATTTTTAT is a genomic window of Veillonellaceae bacterium containing:
- a CDS encoding winged helix-turn-helix transcriptional regulator — its product is MEYMTYEEYLVNVKKGIVTDLGHCPVTPLLLMLQGKWKAQILYELCIHDTARFGLLKRVLKGITNASLTKALRELESDGLIKREQFNEIPPHVEYSLTEKGNDLQPIFYEIMKWGFHYDSDGNAI
- a CDS encoding ATP-binding cassette domain-containing protein, with the protein product MDKQYERTGGAPSHIEVRGARVHNLKNINVDIPLGKITGIAGVSGSGKSSLALGVLYAEGSGRYLEALSTYTRRRMTQAARADVDEVLYIPAALALHQRPAVPGIRSTFGTGTELLNGLRLMYSRLASHECPNGHYAEPSLNVAAGKELVCPVCGVHFHAPSAEELSFNSQGACRTCGGTGMVHMVDRASLIPDENLSIDDGAVAPWKTLMWSLMTDVCRAMGVRTDIPFKDLTDKEKEIVYDGPAVKKHIFYRPKNGSNEAGELDFTYYSAVYTVENALAKVKDDKGMKRVSRFLKEETCPDCKGSRFSEVARKPHLRGISIDEACRMTLGEITEWVKGVPASLPEEMRPMAESICGSFMRTAKRLMDLGLSYLSLDRAGSTLSTGERQRMQLARAVRNRTTGVLYVLDEPSIGLHPSNIEGLCGVMKDLVSDGNSVALVDHDTQILKEASWIVEMGPDAGSDGGNVIAEGTVEEIGKNPKSKIGRFLSGNYPRRVFPIIHREEIFSEGCIRMKMGPIHTVKPLEAEIPKGRLTVVTGVSGSGKTTMVLESLIPGLSAALGGEKLPSHVLSIDPSGIKNVKLIDSTPIGINVRSTVATYANVHDELRKIYARSTNAKEKGFKAGDFSYNTGKLRCPVCDGTGVISLDVQFLPDVEIPCPSCHGSRYGKEAEEIRLVNKKGEARSLPELMDMDVNHALGFCQDMKLVKRRLEVLKELGLGYLTLGEETPGLSGGEAQRLKLASEMGRAQEDTIFIFDEPTIGLHPLDVRTLLSVFRALVDHGATLIVIEHDLDVIRNADYIIDMGPGGGEEGGRIIAFGSPEEVAESPDSITGKYLRPLK
- a CDS encoding SufS family cysteine desulfurase, with the protein product MNLDLIRKDFPILETKVNGHQIVYFDNGATTQRPLPVVNAVVDYVTHQNGNPHRGAHIFAISASEAYDTSKEVVRDFIHARSEKEIIYTRNTTESLNLVSRSYGETHLKKGDHILITIAEHHSNLVTWQRAAEKTGAVLDYIYIDKETGHFPEEELKKIDDPRVKILAFAQVSNVLGVEFDPKPLIERAHAHGAVVVLDGAQSTPHKQIDVQDLDCDFFAFSGHKMCSMGGIGVLYAKEELLDEMEPFLMGGDMIETVEEQTTTFAELPAKFEAGTQYVEGAVGLVAAIKYIQAIGYDDIRAQERKLVTRCLEGMKKLPFIQIIGPKNPEEKEGLIAFEVEGVHPHDVAQIMSAEGICIRTGHHCAEPLHHYLGVNASCRASFYFYNTEEEVDYFLDKLKDVRKVMGYDD
- a CDS encoding SUF system NifU family Fe-S cluster assembly protein; protein product: MELKQLYTDLILEYNKDKTNKRKIENPTVHEHGHNPSCGDDIDIEVKIEDGVIKDLAYTGTGCAISQASTAMMAELLQGRTVEEGIRLCRLFLDMIRGKVTDDESLEELEAAITLKDISKMPVRVKCATLGWHTLEMALTRIEKQLSEQK